The region GCATGTGGGACATGTCCATCCTCCAGGTGGTCCCCGGCCTGCGCCTGGCCGCGCCCCGCGACGCCGAGCGCCTGCGCACCCTGCTGCGCGAGGCCGTGGCCGTCGAGGACGCCCCCACCGTCGTCCGCTACCCCAAGGGCGCCGTCGCCGAGGAGCTGCCCGCCCTGGGCAAGGTCGGCTCCATGGACCTGCTGCGCCGCGCCGCCGACGGCGGCCACTCCGAGGACCTGCTCATCGTGGGCGTGGGCACCATGGCCCAGGTCGCCTGCGAGGTCGCCGACCGGATGGCCGACCAGGGCATCGGCGTCACCGTCATCGACCCGCTGTGGGTCAAGCCGCTGGACGAGGCGCTCATCGCCGAGGCCGCCCGGCACAGCGTCGTCGCCGTGGTCGAGGACAACGGCCGCACCGGCGCCGTCGGCGACGCCGTGGCCCGCCTGCTGCGCGACAACGACGTGGACGTGCCGGTGCGCACCTTCGGCATCGCCCAGGAGTTCCTGGACCACGCCAAGCGCGACACCATCCTCCAGGAGCAGGGCCTGACCCCGCAGGAGCTCTCGCGCAGGCTCACCGAGACGGTCTCGCGCCGCACCGAGGGCGCCGCCGGCCCGGCGCTGGCCGACAAGTCGGCCTGACCGTCCCGGACGGGAGGGGTCCTGCTGCCAGAATGGGGGCATGACCTCTCCCGACGATCCCCGCGCCGGGGAACGACCCGCACCGCTCAAGGTGGCCGTCATCGGCTCCGGACCGGCCGGACTGTACACGGCCGACTCCCTGACGCGGCAGCGCAGGGTGCCGGTCCGCGTCGACGTCATCGACCGCCTGCACACCCCGTACGGGCTGGTGCGGCACGGCGTGGCCCCCGACCACACCAAGATCAAGGGCGTGGCCCGCTCCCTGCGGCGCATCCTGGAGCACCCCGACGTGCGGTTCGCGGGGGGCGTGGAGTTCGGCGCCGACGTCACCCGGGACGACCTGGCCCGCACCCACCACGCCGTCGTGTACGCCACCGGGGCCTCCACGGACCGGCGCATGGGCGTGCCGGGGGAGGACCTGCCCGGCAGCGTCGCCGCCACCGACTTCGTCAACTGGTACTGCGGGCACCCCGACAGCGAGATGCTCCGGTTCGTCCTGGACAGCGAAGAGGTCGTGGTGGTGGGCGCGGGGAACGTCGCCCTGGACGTGGCCCGCATCCTCGTCAAGACCGCCGACGAGCTGCGGCACACCGACATCCCCCAGCCCGTCCTGGAGGCGCTGGCGACCAGCCGGGTGCGCACCGTCCACCTGCTGGCCCGGCGCGGCCCGCTCCAGGCCAAGTTCACCGCGCCCGAGCTGCGGGACCTGCTCGAACTGCCCGAGGTCGACGTCGTGGTGGACCCCGCCCAGGTCGACATCGACCCGGCGGGGATCCGCGGCGAGGTCGCCCGCGCCGCCCGCACCAACCTGCGCCTGCTGAGCGAGCGCGCCGCCCTGCCGCCCAAGGGGCACCCGCGCGCCGTCCGCCTGCACTTCTGGTCCCGGCCCCTGGAGGTCCTGGGCACGGACCGGGTGACCGGCGTTCGGGTCGAGCGCACCCGCGAGGACGGTGGGCGCCTGGTCGGCACGGGGGAGACCGCCGACCTGCCCGCGGGCATGGTGCTGCGCTCCGTCGGCTACGCGGGTGTGCCGATCCCGGGCGTGCCCTTCGACGAGGCGGCCCGCACCGTGCCCCACCGCGACGGCCGGGTGCTCGACGCCCAGGGGCGTGTCGTGCCGGGGGACTACGTGGCGGGCTGGGCCAAGCGGGGCGCCACGGGCGTGATCGGCACCAACAAGTCCGACGCCGCGGCGACCGTGCGCTCCCTGCTCGACGACGCGCCCGCCCTGCTGGCGGCCGCCCCCGACCTGGTCGACCTCGCGGAGGTGGTCGAGGGCAGCGACTACGGCGCCTGGCTGCGAATCGACGACGCCGAGGCCCGCCGCGCCGCGGAGCTGGACCGCGGCGAACGGGTCAAGCTCCACGGCTGGGCGGCCTACCGGGACGCCATCAGGTGACCTCGCCGGGGGCCGCGTCGTAGGTGTTGCAGCCGCCCACGGTGGCGTCGCTCCAGCCCTGCTCCAGCCAGTGGGCGCGGTTGGTCGCGGTGCCGTGGGTCGGCAGGTCGCCGCCGCCGTTGAAGTTCTCGTTGACCCACCGCAGGGACCGCTCGTCGGAGCCGGTGATGGCGCGCAGCCCGATCCCGGCCATGCACTCGGCCTGGAGCTCGGTGCGGCGCAGCGTGTCCAGTTCCTCCTCCTCGCTGGAGGACTTGCGGCGCAGGTCGTGGGAGATGTCGAGGATGCCGGTCACGTACTGCACGTGGTGGCCGTACTCGTGGCCCATGAGGGCGATCCACACGTCCTCGTGGGCTTGTGCGGGGATCTGCTCGCCGAGCGTGCGGACGTTGGGCAGGACCACGGTGATGCGCTCGAAGTCGCTCTCGTAGTAGGCGAGGGTGTACCCCTCCTCGTCGCCGGAGTCGGGGGACTCCCGGGTGACGGTGATCTCGGGGGTGTCCGCGCTCAGGCCGAGGTCGTCGAAGACGGGGGCCCACAGCTCGTCCAGGCAGTGGCCGGTGGCGGTGGCGAACTCCTGCCAGGAGTCGTCGGAGGCCGTGTCCAGCTCGGGGACGTCGCAGGCGACCTCCTGGGGGGTGGCGGCGTCGTACAGGGGGTGGTCGGCGATGTCGATCACGACCTGGGCGGGCGGCTCGGACAGCCGGTCGTCGTAGTGGGCGGCGAGGTTCTCGCCGGTGGGGGTCGGCTCGGGCCGCGGCGTCGTGGTCACGATGACCACGCTGGCCACCAGCGCCGCCAGCGCGACGGTCGCCGCCACCGCGGACGCCGCCAGCACCCCGAGCCCGCGCCGCCTCGGTGGCGGAGGCGCGGGCGGCCCCCACTGCGGGGGCCCGGCGTACACCGGCGCGTACGGCGGCACGCCCGCGCCGTGCCACGGCCCGCCGTGGACCGGAGCCCCGGCGTACGGCGGCACACCCGGCACCGGAGCGCCCTGCGTCCCCGCGCCGTACGGCGCCATATGCCCCGTGGTGTGCCCGGGCGCCGGAACCCCCTGCCGCCCGCCCGCGTACGGCGGCACGCCCGGTGCGGGGGTGCCCTGCGGTGTTCCCGTGCCGCCTGGGTCCACGGCGTAGGGCGGCACGTGCCCGGTGGTGTGCCCGGGCGCCGACGTGCCTTGAGGCTCGCCCGGGGCCCCGGTGTGCGGCGGGCCGCCCGGTGCCGGTGTGCCCTGCGGTGTCTCCGCGTTGCCCGCGTTCATGGCATAGGGCGGCACGTGCGTGTTCGGCTGCCCGGGGGCAGGTGTGCCTTGGGGGTCGCTTGAGGCTGTGGTGTGCGGTGGCATGCCCGGGGCGGGATTGTGGGGTGTAGCCGCAGGGGAGGGCATGGCCTGTTCTCCGCCCACGTACGGCGGCACGCCCGGTGCGGGCGTCCCCTGGGGGTCGCTTGAGGCCGCGGTGTGCGGCGGGCCGCCCGGTGTGGGGATGCTCTGTGGTGTTCCTGTGCCGCCCGTGTTCACGGCGTAGGGCGGCACGTGCGTGTTCGGGTGCCCGGGGGCCTGTGTTCCCTGCGGCCCGTCCGGCACGTGGGGGTTCTGGTGGGGTGCCGGGGCTCCTGTGGTGTGCGCGGGAGGCGGTGTGCCTTGGGGGGTGTCCGGGGCGGGGGTGTTCCGGTGATCGGGGGCCGGGGGTGTGTTCCGCGGGGACGCGTGGACGGTGGTGCCGGGGACCCAGGGGGTGCCGGTGGACGGGCGGAAGCGCTCATCGCCGGGTCGGTTCTCCACGGGGTCGGTCCTCGCTCTCATGCCATGGCGCGCCGGCCAGGACCGGATCCACCCGGGGCGAATCCGGCAAGTGCCACAGACCTCTAAGTATGGGGCTTAATCGGACTTACCCATAGTAACTGTGTTGCTGCTTTCGGGTGATTCGTACCGAACGCCCAGGCCTGTCAGTACGTTCTGAAGCTCGGACTCGAAAAGTGGTTCCATGTCCCGCATCACGAAATCCAGGTGCTGGAAGATCTCCATGCACACCACCCCGTACAGCCGCACCCAGCACGAGCTGAGCACCATCACCGCCTCCACCGGTGTGCGCGAGTCCCCGAACCCGCACAGGTCCGCGAAGGACCGCAGCTCCCGCTCCAGCTCCGGCGTGATCGACCGCCCGTCGGGCAGCTCGAACCTCTCCTCGCGGACCAGCCGCTCGAACAGGGTGAAGAAGGTCGCCCCGAACCGCTTGCCCGCCTCCACCGCCGGCGTCAGGTCCACCCCCGGCTCCAGCCGGGCGCGCGGCCCGAACATGGCGGCGAACTCCGCCCGGTGCTCCACCGCCCACCGCCGGAACGCCCGGAGCGAGGTGATGATCCGCCGGTCGGTGTCCCCGGCCGGAACGCTGGCGTCGGCCGCGGCCACCGCGGCGGCCAGCTCGTCGAACATGTCCGCGGTGATGAGCACCAGCAGCGAGTCGATGCCCGACACGTAGCGGTACAGCCCCGGCGCGGTCATCCCCATCTCGCGGGCGATCGCGCGCAGGGACACCCCCGCGGCCCCGTGCTCGACGAGGTGGCTGCGGGCGATGCCCTTGATCTCGGCGAGTGTGGCCTCGCGCACACGCTCCCGCCGGCTCGGCACCCGCTCACCCTGCTCCAGCTGCGGTTTCGTCATCTGATGCGGTACACCCCGGTTTGTGGTCTTTCGTCGGTGATATTGACATCGTAATGCCTGCACGCTTTAGTGAACGCCGTTAACCGACATGAAGGCCGTTTGCCGAAAGGGCTGCTCATGCCAACGCACACGGGGCTTTTCGGTCGTCTGGGGCTCGGCGTCCACCGCTTCCGGTGGGCGGTGCTGGCCGCCACCGCCCTCTTCGCGGCCTTCGCCGCGGCCTGGGGCTCGGGTGTCTTCTCCGACGTCAGCGAGAGCGGCTTCGAGGACCCCGGCGCCGAGTCCTCGCGGGCCATGGACCTCCTCGAGGGCGAGCTGGGCCACGACGACGTCGACATCGTCGCCGTCTACCGCAGCGACGAGATCAAGGTCGACAACCCCACCTTCGCCGCGGCCGTCCAGCGCCTCGCCGACGGCATGCCCGGGGACGTCGTCGCCGACTTCGACACCTACCTCGACGAGGACCTGTCCGACACCGAGCGCGGCATGCTCGTCTCCGAGGACATGCACGCGACCTACATCCCCGTCACCCTCACCGGGGAGAGCCACACCGAGCGCCTGGAGCAGTACGAGTCCGCGGCCGGGCACCTGGAGTCGGGCCCGCTGGAGACCCACCTGGGCGGCCCCATCGCGGTCGAGCACGAGCTCTCCGAGACCGCCGAGTCCGACATCGTCCGCGCCGAGCTCATCACCATGCCCCTGCTGCTGTTCCTGCTGGTGCTGATCTTCGGCGGCCTCATCGCCGGCGCGGTCCCCCTGGCGGTGGGCGGCCTGGCCATTCTGGGCTCCCTCACGGTGCTGCGCGCCCTCACCCACGTCACCGACGTCTCGGTGTTCGCGGTCAACGTCGCCACCATCCTCGGCCTGGGCCTGGCCATCGACTACGGCCTGTTCATGGTCAGCCGGTTCCGCGAGGAGCTGGACCGGGGCCGGGGGGTGGCCGCCGCGGTCGGCCGCACCGTCGACACCGCGGGGCGCACGGTCGCCTTCTCCGGGGTCACCGTCGGCATCGCCTTCGCGGGCCTGTTGTTCTTCCCCCAGCCGATCCTGAAGTCCATCGGCTTCGGCGGCATCGCCGTGGTCCTGTTCGACCTGCTGGCCGCCCTGGTGTTCCTCCCGGCCCTGCTGTCGGTGGTGGGCCGGCGCATCGACCGGCTCCGGCTGCCGCTGCCCCGCCGCACCGTCACCGGGACCCTCCAGGAGGGCGGCTGGACCCGCCTGGCCCGCACCGTGATGCGCGGCCCGGCGGTGTCCCTGGTCGCGGTCCTCAGCGTCCTGGTGGTCTTCGGCTCCGGCCTGGCCTTCGCGCGGTTGGGCACCACCGACCAGCGCTACCTGCCCGAGGACGCGGGCAGCCGGATCGCCACCGAGACGGTCGCCGAGGACTTCCCGGCGGGCGGCCTGGGCCGCCTGCACGTGGCGGTGGTCGGCGACCCCTCGGAGGAGGCGCTGGAGGAGTACGCCGAACGCCTGGAGGGCCTGCCGGAGGTCGCCCTGGCCCGCGTGGAGCGCACCGGCGAGGGCGTCGCCCACGTCCTGGTCGCCTACCAGGGCGCGACCGACTCCGACGAGGTCAAGGGCCTGGTCGCCGACGTCCGCGCCGAGCCCGCCCCGGAGGGCGCCGAGGAGACCCTGGTGGGGGGTGTCGCGGCGATGCAGCAGGACAACGTGGCCGCGATCGTGGAGTCGGCCCCGGTCACCGTGGCGTTCATCGCGGGTGCCACCCTGTTCCTGCTCTTCCTGGCCTTCGGGTCGGTCGTGCTGCCCCTCAAGGCGGTCCTGATGGGCGCGCTGTCCCTGGGCGCCTCGCTGGGCGTGGTGGTCTGGGGCTTCCAGGAGGGCGGCTTCGCCGGCCTGCTCGGGTTCGAGCCGGTCGGCACGATCGACCCCACCTACCTGGTGCTCATCACCATCGTGGCGTTCGGCCTGGCCATGGACTACGAGCTGTTCCTGCTGAGCCGGGTCCGCGAGGAGTTCCTGCGCACCGGGGACAACACCCGCTCGGTGGCGGCGGGGCTCCAGCACACGGGCCGGATCATCACCAGCGCGGCGGTCCTGCTCGTGGTGGTGCTCCTGGCGATGGGCACCTCGGGCCTGCTGTTCCTGAAGATCATCGGCATCGGCCTGGCGATCGCGGTGTTCGTGGACGCGACCCTGGTCCGCGCGGTCATGGTCCCGGCCGCGATGCGCCTGCTGGGCGGGGTGAACTGGTGGCTGCCGCGGCCGCTGCGGTGGCTGCACGACCGCATCGGCATCTCCGAGGGCGGCGGCGAGGAGCCCGCGGCCCCGGCGCGGGCCGACGGCGGGCGCGTGCCCGCGGGGGTCTGAGTCGGGACCGGGCCCGCCGGGAGGGACTCCTCCCGGCGGGCCCGGCCGTACGCGGGTCAGGGGGCGTTCTG is a window of Nocardiopsis changdeensis DNA encoding:
- a CDS encoding FAD-dependent oxidoreductase, with product MTSPDDPRAGERPAPLKVAVIGSGPAGLYTADSLTRQRRVPVRVDVIDRLHTPYGLVRHGVAPDHTKIKGVARSLRRILEHPDVRFAGGVEFGADVTRDDLARTHHAVVYATGASTDRRMGVPGEDLPGSVAATDFVNWYCGHPDSEMLRFVLDSEEVVVVGAGNVALDVARILVKTADELRHTDIPQPVLEALATSRVRTVHLLARRGPLQAKFTAPELRDLLELPEVDVVVDPAQVDIDPAGIRGEVARAARTNLRLLSERAALPPKGHPRAVRLHFWSRPLEVLGTDRVTGVRVERTREDGGRLVGTGETADLPAGMVLRSVGYAGVPIPGVPFDEAARTVPHRDGRVLDAQGRVVPGDYVAGWAKRGATGVIGTNKSDAAATVRSLLDDAPALLAAAPDLVDLAEVVEGSDYGAWLRIDDAEARRAAELDRGERVKLHGWAAYRDAIR
- a CDS encoding neutral zinc metallopeptidase, producing MAPYGAGTQGAPVPGVPPYAGAPVHGGPWHGAGVPPYAPVYAGPPQWGPPAPPPPRRRGLGVLAASAVAATVALAALVASVVIVTTTPRPEPTPTGENLAAHYDDRLSEPPAQVVIDIADHPLYDAATPQEVACDVPELDTASDDSWQEFATATGHCLDELWAPVFDDLGLSADTPEITVTRESPDSGDEEGYTLAYYESDFERITVVLPNVRTLGEQIPAQAHEDVWIALMGHEYGHHVQYVTGILDISHDLRRKSSSEEEELDTLRRTELQAECMAGIGLRAITGSDERSLRWVNENFNGGGDLPTHGTATNRAHWLEQGWSDATVGGCNTYDAAPGEVT
- a CDS encoding TetR/AcrR family transcriptional regulator, encoding MTKPQLEQGERVPSRRERVREATLAEIKGIARSHLVEHGAAGVSLRAIAREMGMTAPGLYRYVSGIDSLLVLITADMFDELAAAVAAADASVPAGDTDRRIITSLRAFRRWAVEHRAEFAAMFGPRARLEPGVDLTPAVEAGKRFGATFFTLFERLVREERFELPDGRSITPELERELRSFADLCGFGDSRTPVEAVMVLSSCWVRLYGVVCMEIFQHLDFVMRDMEPLFESELQNVLTGLGVRYESPESSNTVTMGKSD
- a CDS encoding MMPL family transporter; this encodes MPTHTGLFGRLGLGVHRFRWAVLAATALFAAFAAAWGSGVFSDVSESGFEDPGAESSRAMDLLEGELGHDDVDIVAVYRSDEIKVDNPTFAAAVQRLADGMPGDVVADFDTYLDEDLSDTERGMLVSEDMHATYIPVTLTGESHTERLEQYESAAGHLESGPLETHLGGPIAVEHELSETAESDIVRAELITMPLLLFLLVLIFGGLIAGAVPLAVGGLAILGSLTVLRALTHVTDVSVFAVNVATILGLGLAIDYGLFMVSRFREELDRGRGVAAAVGRTVDTAGRTVAFSGVTVGIAFAGLLFFPQPILKSIGFGGIAVVLFDLLAALVFLPALLSVVGRRIDRLRLPLPRRTVTGTLQEGGWTRLARTVMRGPAVSLVAVLSVLVVFGSGLAFARLGTTDQRYLPEDAGSRIATETVAEDFPAGGLGRLHVAVVGDPSEEALEEYAERLEGLPEVALARVERTGEGVAHVLVAYQGATDSDEVKGLVADVRAEPAPEGAEETLVGGVAAMQQDNVAAIVESAPVTVAFIAGATLFLLFLAFGSVVLPLKAVLMGALSLGASLGVVVWGFQEGGFAGLLGFEPVGTIDPTYLVLITIVAFGLAMDYELFLLSRVREEFLRTGDNTRSVAAGLQHTGRIITSAAVLLVVVLLAMGTSGLLFLKIIGIGLAIAVFVDATLVRAVMVPAAMRLLGGVNWWLPRPLRWLHDRIGISEGGGEEPAAPARADGGRVPAGV